tcaagACGATtggtttcatttttgaaaatgacgAGCCTTGACTTCAAATCGAACGGGGTTTTAATGGATCACCCAAGTCCAGGAGAGGGGAAGGCAAGATATGCAGAGGCCACTGAGAAGGAATAAATGGAAACAAAGAGACCTGGACAGTTGTGAATTGGGAATATCTCAGCTCTGGGTCGCCGGGACTGTCAACGCGGCTTCAACATATTTTTGTGTCTTCTAACAACTTGCCTCCCACTGTCCAGTATTTGTCTCTCTTCCCCATGTCCATTATTATTTGTAACGAATAAAGTGGTCAAGGTTTTTTTTCAGTGCCCTGATGATTTTCCTCATTGGGTTTGCTTGCAACAGTATCCAGCAGACTTCAGGATAATCCGAAAGAAACCCGACTTGCAACAGGACAGGGAACTTTTTAAGcacaaattaatttaaacagGGGAATAAGagcgaacttgcatttatataacacttttaTCACATCTCGGAAACAATTGATAGCATttcacacacaaaaacagaaaatgctgcaaaatctcagcaggtctgacggcatctgtggagagaaaatagagccaacgttttgagtctggatgagccgtcatccagactcgaaacattggctgtattctctctccacagatgctgtcagacctgctgggattttccagcattctcagtttttgtttcagattccagcatccgcagtattttgcttttatgataaTATCTCACATAAAGAGTTCTCTGTTCCGGAGGCAAATCCAGAAGGATCCTTTTACACCGGTTTGAGATGAATCAGCCATTGGTGGTGGCAACTGGTGGTTGAAGGAGGAATACTGATCGGAACGCCTGGAAAAACTCCCCACATCTCTTCCAAAATACCTGAGATCCTAAAGGATCAGCCGAACAAGTTCTAAGGCTTTCGTTTAACATCTTGTCTACTTCAAACGATAAAGGACTCCCTCATTCCTGAGGTGTCGGCCTGGATCTTGTGCTCAAGCCCTAGACATGGAGCTTAAACTCTTCTGACTCCGAGACTGGAATGCCACCAGTGAGCCCAGCTGATAATGAGCTGCAGTATTAAAAAAAATCCAGAACTTAGTCACGATGAAAATCTTTACTTCTGTGGTGTTTTACAGATTCCGATATAAATAtgtatttatttacttattagtgtgacaagtaggcttacattaacactgcaattaagttactgtgaaaatcccctcatcgccacgcTCCACACAATTGAAATGCTATCAATTGTTTCCTAGACCTgataaaagtgctatataaaggcAAGCTTGCTCTTATTCCTCTGTTTAAATTTTCACTTAACAATTTGAACTTAAAAGTTCCCTGTTCAGTTGCACGTCACGTTTCTCTAGGATTATCCTGCAGTCTTctggactgttcgggtacactgagggagaatttaacatggccaatgcacctaacccgcacgtctttcagactgtgggaggaaactggagcacctggaggaaacccacacagacacggggacagcgtgcagactctgcacagacaggtcgggaatcaaacccgggatttAAGTTCCTGAAATTAGTAATACACATTTTTGTCTCTGATCGGATAGCTTCCATTTGCTCTCCAATCCCCCCTGGAGCAAGCCAGATGTCCTTGCCAGCGTACAGGCTGCTCGCAAACCTGCTCTCTCACATTGCTTCGTCAATGACCCTCCCCTTATTCTCTCTTTgtgcaacagacacatggggaacacccgccacctggatgttcccctcccgGCCACTCACCATGGTGACTTGGATAggaatcgccgttccttcactgttgctgggtcaaagtcctggaactccctccctaactgcactgtgggtgtacctacaacaggcGGACAACAACAGGTCAGGAAGGcgactcaccaccacattctcaagtggcaattagggatggacaataaatgctggcccagccagcgacgccccatgAATGAAAAGCTGCTTTCCTGAAATCACAGGCAAGATATAAAAAAATCTCAGTTGAATAGTAAGGGATGGTCAAATATAATCTCCCTCCAACCTCTTGTGCAATGTACCTTGATACAAAACATGCTGCCCACTCTATTCTTTTAAAAATACTATTTTAATACATATAAAGGATGCAGAATCAAAAACATTTCTACAAACGGGCAGACAACAAATATTGCCAGGAATTGTTACACATTTAATTACAGATTTGTACAGTAAAAGTTGGTACCAGCCAACTCCAGTTAACAAAAAGGAAGTTGCAGAATATGGCATTATTTTATTCTCCAATaataatcccccctccctccttcccgccATCATTGTCTCTTCATGGTGCTGGCTCATATTGAGGACTGACACATGGCCCTTGGTCATGCTCTGGTAGCCCAGTCAAGggttcatcacatgacctcccatCTTCTCCCTTCCTTCCATAATCTCCCATGTCCTATAACTTCTACAGAAATAAAAAAACACATGCAAATTGCTTTCGATGAAATTACATTTCTGCCCCAGCAGTGCCTGAGGGATCGATCATCGTCCATTTCGCGAGATTCCAGGGGAGCCCTGGAGGGGATGGCAATGTGAACTTGGATAGCGGCAGTCGGCATATCACGTCTGAAGCCCACTCCATCTTCAACCGTTGTCCGTTCACTTTGTGAGCCAGATCACTGACCAATATGGCTTCTTgcaacccccaaccccaccaacccAAGCTTCCAAGGGGCCCTTCCTGTAAACCCTGGTTGAAACTAGCCAAGCCAAGCTTGAATCTGGAACCAGCCACGCACTGTATGACCGAGCAAGTGAGGTGATTGCTGCCAACATCttgggctctgacaaagggtcatctagacccgAAGCGTTgttccactctctctccacagatgctgtcaggcctgctgagattttccagcatttttctgtttttgtgccaacATCTTGGTGCTACAGCTCGTAGGTTTTTGCCAGGTTGGCACCCCTTAACCTTCAACCTGGCCCCTGTTTCATTGAGATCCTTGTAGATTTAATCAGGGATAGTAGGTGATAAAGGGGAAGTGAGGCATTTCCAATAAAAAATAAAACTACCTCCAACCTGCTAGATAGTCACTTAGTTTTCTGATCCGACAAGGAGCTGCCGTTGTGTCTTCTCCACTTGTCAGGGAGCTACTCAATTTACCCAGGCCCATTTCTGCTACAATCTGTTGGATTATGGATTCCACCAACTCACTTAACTACATCACTCTCCCCCCGAGAGAATATTcatctccccaccccaaccctaccAAAAAACAGTGATTGTCAGTTTCCAGAAGGTCTCACTAACCTCAACAACTTCCACTGTTCGACAGCAGTCATTTAAATAGCCAGGGAAATGATTGGCCAACTAAAAGCACAAGCATCGTGAAATAGAGAAACTGGATTCAAATGAAATGACAATCAATTTGCGTTCTGTGTCCATTGCCCCCAAAGAAGGTTTTGATCGGATCAAACGTTTAACTTTCCAGTCTCTTGTTCGCCTGTGGTACCAAGATTGTCTCTTACAAAAGTCAGTGACTGATCAGGCCCTGCGCCAGTTTCTCCTTAGATGTTAAGAGGGGGTTTTTTCGCACTGGATTGCGAGGACCTTCCGCTATTACTACTGCCCAACGATTTGGACTTATGACTCGACTCCACGTCAGAATGGCTGGCGTTGTGTTTCTTTGCGTCTTTCCCTTTTAATAACAGGATTGAGTGTGGGTCCCTACCCCTCTCGTAGTCAATGTTTGACCGGTTCTGTTGCTCGCAGGATTTCAGTGGTCTCCGGTGGAACAACTTGCGGAGGATGTGCACCAACTCGACGAGGCTGATGATTGCGGAGAGGACGCCGACTACAAAATAGAACATTAAAAACACCGTCTTTTCCATTGGCCGAGAGACGAAACAGTCCACGGTGTGAGGACACGGGAAGCCAGTGCACAGAAAGCGGGGCTCGATTGTGAAGCCGTATATCAAACACTGAGAAATGATGAGGCCAATCTCAGTCAGCAAGCGTAGAATAACGTGGGTAATGTAACATTTCTGTATTCTTGGTGTCCCATCGATGGCCTGCTCTTTCCTTTGGATGAGGCCAACTTTCTCTTGCTTCTCTTCCTCCTTCGAGGACTGGTGCATTGCGTAGACCACGAACAGTAGGGACGGGATGGACAGAATGACGATGTGGAACACCCAGAACCTGAACGGCGAAATGGGGAACGCCTTGTTGTAACAGACCTGCTTGCAGCCGGGCTGCAGGGTGTTGCAGGCAAACTCCTCCTGCTCATCCTCAAAGATGTCACTACCCACCGTGGCCAGGACGAGGATTCGGAAAATCATCATGAGGAGAAGCCAGACGCGACCCAGCATAGGAGAATGGTCCTTGATTGATTCCAGCAGATCGCTCAAGAAAGTCCATTCTCCCATTGTGGCTCAGTCCAGTTTATTACCTGCAGAGAAGGATCAAAAAAAACATTCATTAGCGACACGCAAAGTGACTCAATTAACACTGTCCACTCCTAATCGCTGTATTAATTACTGCCAGTTTAGCATTCAGGTTTCACATTCACTGGAAACTGGAATGCGACTTGATCCCTGTGTCGagctcagattccaatccaggtCTCGGCATTGAGCTcacaagtttttaaagtttaaagcgtatttattaatgtcaccagtaggcttacattaacactgcaatgaagttactgtgaaaatcccctagtcaccacactccagcgcctgttcgggtacactgagggagaatttagcacggccaatgcacctaaccagcacgtctttcggactgtgggaggaaaccggagcacccggaggaaacccacacagacacggggagaacgtgcagactccgcacagacagtgacccaagccgggaatcgaacccgggtccctggtgctgtgaggcggcagtgctaaccactgtgccaccgtgctggcccaagtcgtgccacacactgacccagccaaCGAAACAGGAGAAACAGAGCATCGATATGCCGGTTGATGGATTTGAAACCAGATTCTTCAGCTGCAGGGATAGTTCTTTTGGCAATAGTGTCACCGCAGTTCCGGAAGAAATCCATTGCACCGGCACTCAATG
Above is a genomic segment from Mustelus asterias chromosome 11, sMusAst1.hap1.1, whole genome shotgun sequence containing:
- the LOC144500739 gene encoding gap junction delta-3 protein-like, producing the protein MGEWTFLSDLLESIKDHSPMLGRVWLLLMMIFRILVLATVGSDIFEDEQEEFACNTLQPGCKQVCYNKAFPISPFRFWVFHIVILSIPSLLFVVYAMHQSSKEEEKQEKVGLIQRKEQAIDGTPRIQKCYITHVILRLLTEIGLIISQCLIYGFTIEPRFLCTGFPCPHTVDCFVSRPMEKTVFLMFYFVVGVLSAIISLVELVHILRKLFHRRPLKSCEQQNRSNIDYERGRDPHSILLLKGKDAKKHNASHSDVESSHKSKSLGSSNSGRSSQSSAKKPPLNI